A stretch of Arachis hypogaea cultivar Tifrunner chromosome 15, arahy.Tifrunner.gnm2.J5K5, whole genome shotgun sequence DNA encodes these proteins:
- the LOC112750657 gene encoding polycomb group protein FIE1: protein MAKVFGLGSEPVVGSLTPSKKRDYRVTNRLQEGKRPLYAVVFNFIDSRYLNVFATVGGNRITVYQCLEGGVIAVLQSYVDEDKDESFYTVSWASNVDGAPFLVAGGINGVIRVIDTGSERIYKSFVGHGDSINEIRTQALKSSLVISASKDESVRLWNVHTGICILIFAGAGGHRNEVLSVDFHPSDIYKIASCGMDNTVKIWSMKEFWTYVEKSFTWTDLPSKFPTKYVQFPVFNASVHSNYVDCNRWLGDFILSKSVDNEIVLWEPKVKDQTPGEGVVDILQKYPVPECDIWFIKFSCDFHYNQAAIGNREGKIFVWELQSSPPVLIARLSHPQSKSPIRQTAVSFDGSIILSCCEDGTIWRWDDVTNVPPA from the exons atggcgAAGGTTTTTGGTTTGGGGAGTGAGCCAGTGGTGGGTTCACTAACTCCATCGAAGAAGAGAGATTACAGAGTCACCAACCGCCTCCAAGAGGGTAAACGCCCTCTATACGCCGTCGTTTTCAACTTCATCGATTCCCGCTACCTCAACGTTTTTGCCACTGTTGGCGGCAATAGG ATTACGGTTTATCAGTGTCTTGAAGGAGGAGTTATTGCTGTTTTGCAATCTTATGTTGATGAGGAT AAGGATGAATCCTTTTACACAGTGAGCTGGGCAAGCAATGTTGATGGTGCCCCATTTCTGGTGGCTGGAGGAATCAATGGCGTAATCCGAGTCATAGATACTGGTTCTGAGAGGATATACAAG AGCTTTGTTGGGCATGGAGACTCCATAAACGAAATCAGGACCCAAGCATTGAAGTCATCGCTTGTGATCTCTGCAAGCAAA GATGAATCTGTCCGGTTATGGAATGTTCATACTGGAATATGCATTCTGATATTTGCCGGGGCTGGAGGGCATCGTAATGAAGTTTTGAGTGTT GACTTTCATCCATCAGATATATACAAAATTGCTAGCTGTGGCATGGATAATACTGTAAAGATATGGTCGATGAAGG AGTTCTGGACCTACGTGGAAAAGTCATTCACATGGACAGATCTTCCATCTAAGTTTCCCACAAAATATGTGCAGTTTCCT GTATTCAACGCTTCAGTTCATTCAAATTATGTCGACTGTAATAGGTGGCTGGGTGATTTTATCCTTTCAAAG AGTGTTGACAATGAAATTGTCTTGTGGGAGCCTAAAGTGAAGGACCAAACTCCAGGAGAG GGTGTAGTTGACATTCTCCAGAAATACCCTGTTCCTGAGTGTGATATCTGGTTCATCAAGTTTTCTTGTGATTTCCATTACAATCAAGCTGCAATAG GTAACAGGGAAGGGAAGATTTTTGTTTGGGAATTGCAGTCAAGTCCGCCGGTTCTTATCGCAAG GTTGTCGCATCCTCAATCTAAATCTCCAATCCGGCAAACTGCCGTGTCTTTTGATGGAAG TATTATTTTGAGTTGCTGTGAGGACGGCACGATATGGCGCTGGGACGATGTTACAAACGTGCCACCAGCTTAG
- the LOC112750659 gene encoding pentatricopeptide repeat-containing protein At4g04790, mitochondrial-like isoform X1: MRHSYFSYVRNLTGFRSRSRSAAYSSFFSEFDGDSTLASLKLKQSPASDDSSNVAFKKISSIYYGDSISVKKPMSKRNDNAKESQSQPGISWLSNIYNNNLLLQRKGHSRKKKQRHLFEFSQENRFNKLVRICAKVLGPEATIALFGKVGRDPGIKGYNALIEMCIEKARESSDEDIVIEELGKVFHLFKLMGEGGFRLEEQSYRPLLLYTIDMCMVEEFHFFCDAIKDQNASLITRLGYYEMMLWLRVNNEEKIQEICNLIAENDGEEISDLRENYLLALCESERKKEILELLEIINIKKLSSVESVEKIFQSLGRHQLEPVAENFLLDFKTSDYETNNITNFIASYAISIPNLSVENVITKFKDLHQTLEVSPSSSSYEKLILHSCTLREVRVALDIVDEMCEGGLTLSNEMLQSILQTCEETSEYNLVHRIFSTIRQYNLETNDKTFRCMIDLFLKMKDLEGAYRMLDEMGELNLKPSASMYNTIMAECFREKNTSDGVRVLEHMQNADVMPDSETFSYLISNSETEEDIVMYYKELKESGIKPTKQIFMALINAYAACGQLEKAKQVVLDPLIPQKNLNQIKYVLVSVLAAHGQLSEAIHYYEEIKKAGHNLEPKDVMNLIEKTRSDVELDRLLLLLEELNDTDYWNGACCRIILYCIWNKDISSAVNLCKLLKNKYQSDELVTEVLCDKHHSNELVMKVLFDKVFSLINGSESSHLQASLELLSEIKDKLGLVPPEEYHDSLLSAHAKTSELHNAN; the protein is encoded by the exons ATGCGCCATTCATATTTCTCCTACGTTAGAAATCTAACCGGATTCCGTTCACGTTCACGTTCTGCTGCATACTCTTCCTTCTTTTCGGAATTCGATGGAGATTCTACACTCGCAAGCCTCAAGCTTAAACAATCCCCTGCTTCAG ATGATTCTTCTAATGTGGCGTTTAAGAAGATTTCTTCTATTTACTACg GTGATAGTATCTCGGTGAAGAAACCCATGTCTAAGAGAAATGATAATGCAAAAGAGTCCCAAAGTCAGCCAGGTATATCATGGCTCTCaaacatatataacaataatttaTTGTTACAACGGAAAGGACATTCTCGCAAAAAGAAACAGAGACACTTGTTTGAATTTTCCCAAGAGAACCGTTTTAATAAGTTGGTTAGAATTTGTGCAAAGGTACTTGGGCCGGAGGCTACCATTGCATTGTTTGGTAAAGTTGGACGAGATCCAGGGATCAAAGGGTACAACGCACTGATAGAAATGTGCATAGAAAAGGCTAGGGAAAGTAGTGACGAAGACATAGTGATAGAAGAGTTGGGGAAGGTTTTCCATCTTTTTAAATTGATGGGTGAAGGAGGATTTCGGCTAGAAGAGCAATCATATCGTCCACTtcttttgtatactattgacatgTGTATGGTTGAAGAGTTTCATTTTTTCTGTGATGCTATCAAAGACCAGAATGCCAGTTTAATTACCAGACTCGGTTACTACGAAATGATGTTGTGGTTAAGAGTTAATAATGAAGAAAAGATTCAAGAAATCTGTAATCTCATTGCAGAGAATGATGGTGAAGAAATTTCTGATTTACGAG AAAATTATTTATTGGCTCTTTGTGAGAGTGAGCGGAAGAAGGAGATATTGGAGCTATTGgaaatcataaacataaaaaagcTTTCATCTGTAGAATCTGTAGAAAAGATATTTCAGTCATTAGGAAGGCATCAATTGGAACCTGTTGCGGAGAACTTCCTTTTGGACTTCAAAACAAGTG ATTATGaaacaaataatattacaaacttcATTGCAAGTTATGCTATTAGCATCCCAAATTTATCG GTTGAGAATGTCATTACAAAATTCAAGGATTTGCACCAAACACTTGAAGTGTCACCTTCATCCTCATCATATGAGAAGCTAATTTTACATAGCTGTACGTTGCGCGAG GTGCGTGTAGCTCTTGATATTGTTGATGAAATGTGTGAAGGGGGCTTGACTTTATCAAATGAGATGTTACAGTCCATATTACAAACTTGTGAGGAAACATCTGAATATAATTTG GTTCATCGGATCTTCTCTACAATACGCCAGTACAATCTGGAGACAAATGATAAGACATTCAGATGTATGATAGACTTGTTCTTGAAGATGAAAGAC CTTGAAGGTGCATATAGAATGCTCGATGAAATGGGGGAACTGAATTTGAAACCATCAGCTAGCATGTACAATACCATAATGGCAGAATGTTTTAGAGAG AAAAACACGAGTGATGGGGTCAGGGTCCTTGAGCACATGCAGAATGCTGATGTAATGCCTGATTCAGAGACTTTTAGCTACCTGATTAGCAACTCTGAAACTGAAGAGGATATAGTTATG TATTATAAAGAACTGAAGGAATCTGGAATCAAACCTACAAAGCAAATTTTCATGGCCCTTATAAATGCTTATGCTGCTTGTGGACAGTTGGAGAAAGCAAAACAG GTAGTGTTAGATCCATTGATACCACAGAAGAACTTGAACCAAATCAAGTATGTGCTTGTTTCAGTTCTTGCAGCACATGGGCAACTGTCTGAAGCTATTCATTATTACGAGGAAATCAAGAAAGCTGGACATAATTTGGAGCCAAAAGATGTTATGAATCTCATT GAGAAGACTCGGTCCGATGTAGAGCTGGACAGGTTGCTTCTTCTACTTGAGGAATTAAATGATACAGATTATTGGAATGGAGCTTGCTGCAGAATCATCTTGTATTGTATTTGGAACAAGGATATAAG TTCTGCTGTCAACTTGTGTAAGCTCCTCAAGAATAAGTACCAAAGCGACGAACTGGTTACAGAAGTTCTCTGCGATAAGCACCACAGCAATGAATTGGTTATGAAAGTTCTCTTTGATAAG GTGTTCTCTCTCATCAACGGGTCAGAGTCGAGCCATTTGCAAGCGAGCCTTGAACTGCTTTCTGAAATCAAGGATAAGCTAGGCCTTGTGCCTCCAGAGGAATATCATGATTCTCTGCTAAGTGCTCATGCCAAAACCTCTGAATTACATAATGCTAACTGA
- the LOC112750659 gene encoding pentatricopeptide repeat-containing protein At4g21880, mitochondrial-like isoform X4, whose translation MRHSYFSYVRNLTGFRSRSRSAAYSSFFSEFDGDSTLASLKLKQSPASDDSSNVAFKKISSIYYGDSISVKKPMSKRNDNAKESQSQPENYLLALCESERKKEILELLEIINIKKLSSVESVEKIFQSLGRHQLEPVAENFLLDFKTSDYETNNITNFIASYAISIPNLSVENVITKFKDLHQTLEVSPSSSSYEKLILHSCTLREVRVALDIVDEMCEGGLTLSNEMLQSILQTCEETSEYNLVHRIFSTIRQYNLETNDKTFRCMIDLFLKMKDLEGAYRMLDEMGELNLKPSASMYNTIMAECFREKNTSDGVRVLEHMQNADVMPDSETFSYLISNSETEEDIVMYYKELKESGIKPTKQIFMALINAYAACGQLEKAKQVVLDPLIPQKNLNQIKYVLVSVLAAHGQLSEAIHYYEEIKKAGHNLEPKDVMNLIEKTRSDVELDRLLLLLEELNDTDYWNGACCRIILYCIWNKDISSAVNLCKLLKNKYQSDELVTEVLCDKHHSNELVMKVLFDKVFSLINGSESSHLQASLELLSEIKDKLGLVPPEEYHDSLLSAHAKTSELHNAN comes from the exons ATGCGCCATTCATATTTCTCCTACGTTAGAAATCTAACCGGATTCCGTTCACGTTCACGTTCTGCTGCATACTCTTCCTTCTTTTCGGAATTCGATGGAGATTCTACACTCGCAAGCCTCAAGCTTAAACAATCCCCTGCTTCAG ATGATTCTTCTAATGTGGCGTTTAAGAAGATTTCTTCTATTTACTACg GTGATAGTATCTCGGTGAAGAAACCCATGTCTAAGAGAAATGATAATGCAAAAGAGTCCCAAAGTCAGCCAG AAAATTATTTATTGGCTCTTTGTGAGAGTGAGCGGAAGAAGGAGATATTGGAGCTATTGgaaatcataaacataaaaaagcTTTCATCTGTAGAATCTGTAGAAAAGATATTTCAGTCATTAGGAAGGCATCAATTGGAACCTGTTGCGGAGAACTTCCTTTTGGACTTCAAAACAAGTG ATTATGaaacaaataatattacaaacttcATTGCAAGTTATGCTATTAGCATCCCAAATTTATCG GTTGAGAATGTCATTACAAAATTCAAGGATTTGCACCAAACACTTGAAGTGTCACCTTCATCCTCATCATATGAGAAGCTAATTTTACATAGCTGTACGTTGCGCGAG GTGCGTGTAGCTCTTGATATTGTTGATGAAATGTGTGAAGGGGGCTTGACTTTATCAAATGAGATGTTACAGTCCATATTACAAACTTGTGAGGAAACATCTGAATATAATTTG GTTCATCGGATCTTCTCTACAATACGCCAGTACAATCTGGAGACAAATGATAAGACATTCAGATGTATGATAGACTTGTTCTTGAAGATGAAAGAC CTTGAAGGTGCATATAGAATGCTCGATGAAATGGGGGAACTGAATTTGAAACCATCAGCTAGCATGTACAATACCATAATGGCAGAATGTTTTAGAGAG AAAAACACGAGTGATGGGGTCAGGGTCCTTGAGCACATGCAGAATGCTGATGTAATGCCTGATTCAGAGACTTTTAGCTACCTGATTAGCAACTCTGAAACTGAAGAGGATATAGTTATG TATTATAAAGAACTGAAGGAATCTGGAATCAAACCTACAAAGCAAATTTTCATGGCCCTTATAAATGCTTATGCTGCTTGTGGACAGTTGGAGAAAGCAAAACAG GTAGTGTTAGATCCATTGATACCACAGAAGAACTTGAACCAAATCAAGTATGTGCTTGTTTCAGTTCTTGCAGCACATGGGCAACTGTCTGAAGCTATTCATTATTACGAGGAAATCAAGAAAGCTGGACATAATTTGGAGCCAAAAGATGTTATGAATCTCATT GAGAAGACTCGGTCCGATGTAGAGCTGGACAGGTTGCTTCTTCTACTTGAGGAATTAAATGATACAGATTATTGGAATGGAGCTTGCTGCAGAATCATCTTGTATTGTATTTGGAACAAGGATATAAG TTCTGCTGTCAACTTGTGTAAGCTCCTCAAGAATAAGTACCAAAGCGACGAACTGGTTACAGAAGTTCTCTGCGATAAGCACCACAGCAATGAATTGGTTATGAAAGTTCTCTTTGATAAG GTGTTCTCTCTCATCAACGGGTCAGAGTCGAGCCATTTGCAAGCGAGCCTTGAACTGCTTTCTGAAATCAAGGATAAGCTAGGCCTTGTGCCTCCAGAGGAATATCATGATTCTCTGCTAAGTGCTCATGCCAAAACCTCTGAATTACATAATGCTAACTGA
- the LOC112750659 gene encoding pentatricopeptide repeat-containing protein At4g04790, mitochondrial-like isoform X2 produces MIMQKSPKVSQVLGPEATIALFGKVGRDPGIKGYNALIEMCIEKARESSDEDIVIEELGKVFHLFKLMGEGGFRLEEQSYRPLLLYTIDMCMVEEFHFFCDAIKDQNASLITRLGYYEMMLWLRVNNEEKIQEICNLIAENDGEEISDLRENYLLALCESERKKEILELLEIINIKKLSSVESVEKIFQSLGRHQLEPVAENFLLDFKTSDYETNNITNFIASYAISIPNLSVENVITKFKDLHQTLEVSPSSSSYEKLILHSCTLREVRVALDIVDEMCEGGLTLSNEMLQSILQTCEETSEYNLVHRIFSTIRQYNLETNDKTFRCMIDLFLKMKDLEGAYRMLDEMGELNLKPSASMYNTIMAECFREKNTSDGVRVLEHMQNADVMPDSETFSYLISNSETEEDIVMYYKELKESGIKPTKQIFMALINAYAACGQLEKAKQVVLDPLIPQKNLNQIKYVLVSVLAAHGQLSEAIHYYEEIKKAGHNLEPKDVMNLIEKTRSDVELDRLLLLLEELNDTDYWNGACCRIILYCIWNKDISSAVNLCKLLKNKYQSDELVTEVLCDKHHSNELVMKVLFDKVFSLINGSESSHLQASLELLSEIKDKLGLVPPEEYHDSLLSAHAKTSELHNAN; encoded by the exons ATGATAATGCAAAAGAGTCCCAAAGTCAGCCAG GTACTTGGGCCGGAGGCTACCATTGCATTGTTTGGTAAAGTTGGACGAGATCCAGGGATCAAAGGGTACAACGCACTGATAGAAATGTGCATAGAAAAGGCTAGGGAAAGTAGTGACGAAGACATAGTGATAGAAGAGTTGGGGAAGGTTTTCCATCTTTTTAAATTGATGGGTGAAGGAGGATTTCGGCTAGAAGAGCAATCATATCGTCCACTtcttttgtatactattgacatgTGTATGGTTGAAGAGTTTCATTTTTTCTGTGATGCTATCAAAGACCAGAATGCCAGTTTAATTACCAGACTCGGTTACTACGAAATGATGTTGTGGTTAAGAGTTAATAATGAAGAAAAGATTCAAGAAATCTGTAATCTCATTGCAGAGAATGATGGTGAAGAAATTTCTGATTTACGAG AAAATTATTTATTGGCTCTTTGTGAGAGTGAGCGGAAGAAGGAGATATTGGAGCTATTGgaaatcataaacataaaaaagcTTTCATCTGTAGAATCTGTAGAAAAGATATTTCAGTCATTAGGAAGGCATCAATTGGAACCTGTTGCGGAGAACTTCCTTTTGGACTTCAAAACAAGTG ATTATGaaacaaataatattacaaacttcATTGCAAGTTATGCTATTAGCATCCCAAATTTATCG GTTGAGAATGTCATTACAAAATTCAAGGATTTGCACCAAACACTTGAAGTGTCACCTTCATCCTCATCATATGAGAAGCTAATTTTACATAGCTGTACGTTGCGCGAG GTGCGTGTAGCTCTTGATATTGTTGATGAAATGTGTGAAGGGGGCTTGACTTTATCAAATGAGATGTTACAGTCCATATTACAAACTTGTGAGGAAACATCTGAATATAATTTG GTTCATCGGATCTTCTCTACAATACGCCAGTACAATCTGGAGACAAATGATAAGACATTCAGATGTATGATAGACTTGTTCTTGAAGATGAAAGAC CTTGAAGGTGCATATAGAATGCTCGATGAAATGGGGGAACTGAATTTGAAACCATCAGCTAGCATGTACAATACCATAATGGCAGAATGTTTTAGAGAG AAAAACACGAGTGATGGGGTCAGGGTCCTTGAGCACATGCAGAATGCTGATGTAATGCCTGATTCAGAGACTTTTAGCTACCTGATTAGCAACTCTGAAACTGAAGAGGATATAGTTATG TATTATAAAGAACTGAAGGAATCTGGAATCAAACCTACAAAGCAAATTTTCATGGCCCTTATAAATGCTTATGCTGCTTGTGGACAGTTGGAGAAAGCAAAACAG GTAGTGTTAGATCCATTGATACCACAGAAGAACTTGAACCAAATCAAGTATGTGCTTGTTTCAGTTCTTGCAGCACATGGGCAACTGTCTGAAGCTATTCATTATTACGAGGAAATCAAGAAAGCTGGACATAATTTGGAGCCAAAAGATGTTATGAATCTCATT GAGAAGACTCGGTCCGATGTAGAGCTGGACAGGTTGCTTCTTCTACTTGAGGAATTAAATGATACAGATTATTGGAATGGAGCTTGCTGCAGAATCATCTTGTATTGTATTTGGAACAAGGATATAAG TTCTGCTGTCAACTTGTGTAAGCTCCTCAAGAATAAGTACCAAAGCGACGAACTGGTTACAGAAGTTCTCTGCGATAAGCACCACAGCAATGAATTGGTTATGAAAGTTCTCTTTGATAAG GTGTTCTCTCTCATCAACGGGTCAGAGTCGAGCCATTTGCAAGCGAGCCTTGAACTGCTTTCTGAAATCAAGGATAAGCTAGGCCTTGTGCCTCCAGAGGAATATCATGATTCTCTGCTAAGTGCTCATGCCAAAACCTCTGAATTACATAATGCTAACTGA
- the LOC112750659 gene encoding pentatricopeptide repeat-containing protein At4g04790, mitochondrial-like isoform X3 yields the protein MCIEKARESSDEDIVIEELGKVFHLFKLMGEGGFRLEEQSYRPLLLYTIDMCMVEEFHFFCDAIKDQNASLITRLGYYEMMLWLRVNNEEKIQEICNLIAENDGEEISDLRENYLLALCESERKKEILELLEIINIKKLSSVESVEKIFQSLGRHQLEPVAENFLLDFKTSDYETNNITNFIASYAISIPNLSVENVITKFKDLHQTLEVSPSSSSYEKLILHSCTLREVRVALDIVDEMCEGGLTLSNEMLQSILQTCEETSEYNLVHRIFSTIRQYNLETNDKTFRCMIDLFLKMKDLEGAYRMLDEMGELNLKPSASMYNTIMAECFREKNTSDGVRVLEHMQNADVMPDSETFSYLISNSETEEDIVMYYKELKESGIKPTKQIFMALINAYAACGQLEKAKQVVLDPLIPQKNLNQIKYVLVSVLAAHGQLSEAIHYYEEIKKAGHNLEPKDVMNLIEKTRSDVELDRLLLLLEELNDTDYWNGACCRIILYCIWNKDISSAVNLCKLLKNKYQSDELVTEVLCDKHHSNELVMKVLFDKVFSLINGSESSHLQASLELLSEIKDKLGLVPPEEYHDSLLSAHAKTSELHNAN from the exons ATGTGCATAGAAAAGGCTAGGGAAAGTAGTGACGAAGACATAGTGATAGAAGAGTTGGGGAAGGTTTTCCATCTTTTTAAATTGATGGGTGAAGGAGGATTTCGGCTAGAAGAGCAATCATATCGTCCACTtcttttgtatactattgacatgTGTATGGTTGAAGAGTTTCATTTTTTCTGTGATGCTATCAAAGACCAGAATGCCAGTTTAATTACCAGACTCGGTTACTACGAAATGATGTTGTGGTTAAGAGTTAATAATGAAGAAAAGATTCAAGAAATCTGTAATCTCATTGCAGAGAATGATGGTGAAGAAATTTCTGATTTACGAG AAAATTATTTATTGGCTCTTTGTGAGAGTGAGCGGAAGAAGGAGATATTGGAGCTATTGgaaatcataaacataaaaaagcTTTCATCTGTAGAATCTGTAGAAAAGATATTTCAGTCATTAGGAAGGCATCAATTGGAACCTGTTGCGGAGAACTTCCTTTTGGACTTCAAAACAAGTG ATTATGaaacaaataatattacaaacttcATTGCAAGTTATGCTATTAGCATCCCAAATTTATCG GTTGAGAATGTCATTACAAAATTCAAGGATTTGCACCAAACACTTGAAGTGTCACCTTCATCCTCATCATATGAGAAGCTAATTTTACATAGCTGTACGTTGCGCGAG GTGCGTGTAGCTCTTGATATTGTTGATGAAATGTGTGAAGGGGGCTTGACTTTATCAAATGAGATGTTACAGTCCATATTACAAACTTGTGAGGAAACATCTGAATATAATTTG GTTCATCGGATCTTCTCTACAATACGCCAGTACAATCTGGAGACAAATGATAAGACATTCAGATGTATGATAGACTTGTTCTTGAAGATGAAAGAC CTTGAAGGTGCATATAGAATGCTCGATGAAATGGGGGAACTGAATTTGAAACCATCAGCTAGCATGTACAATACCATAATGGCAGAATGTTTTAGAGAG AAAAACACGAGTGATGGGGTCAGGGTCCTTGAGCACATGCAGAATGCTGATGTAATGCCTGATTCAGAGACTTTTAGCTACCTGATTAGCAACTCTGAAACTGAAGAGGATATAGTTATG TATTATAAAGAACTGAAGGAATCTGGAATCAAACCTACAAAGCAAATTTTCATGGCCCTTATAAATGCTTATGCTGCTTGTGGACAGTTGGAGAAAGCAAAACAG GTAGTGTTAGATCCATTGATACCACAGAAGAACTTGAACCAAATCAAGTATGTGCTTGTTTCAGTTCTTGCAGCACATGGGCAACTGTCTGAAGCTATTCATTATTACGAGGAAATCAAGAAAGCTGGACATAATTTGGAGCCAAAAGATGTTATGAATCTCATT GAGAAGACTCGGTCCGATGTAGAGCTGGACAGGTTGCTTCTTCTACTTGAGGAATTAAATGATACAGATTATTGGAATGGAGCTTGCTGCAGAATCATCTTGTATTGTATTTGGAACAAGGATATAAG TTCTGCTGTCAACTTGTGTAAGCTCCTCAAGAATAAGTACCAAAGCGACGAACTGGTTACAGAAGTTCTCTGCGATAAGCACCACAGCAATGAATTGGTTATGAAAGTTCTCTTTGATAAG GTGTTCTCTCTCATCAACGGGTCAGAGTCGAGCCATTTGCAAGCGAGCCTTGAACTGCTTTCTGAAATCAAGGATAAGCTAGGCCTTGTGCCTCCAGAGGAATATCATGATTCTCTGCTAAGTGCTCATGCCAAAACCTCTGAATTACATAATGCTAACTGA